The Mycolicibacterium mucogenicum DSM 44124 genomic sequence TCGCGCCGTCCGATGCTTCGGTGATGTGACACAGAAGCCACGGCTCCATTTGAAATGAGACACCGCACGCGTGCGGCGGTGAATCAGAAGCCGAGTACGGCAGCGACTGCTCGTCCTACAGCACCCCGGACGCCGCGAGGGCCTCCTGTATGACCGGAGTTATCTTCTCGCCATAGGCCAGCGTCATATGCACGGTGTCGCGTTTGGTCAGCGTTGTTCCTACGAAACTGGGGCACTTTCGTGCGTCGTAGCAGAACCATGGGAGGGAATCGACCCATTGGCCACCGAGGGACTGGGCCAGCTGTTGTTCCGCTTCCGCCATTGCTCGCCAAACTCTGGAGACATTTGACACGCAGTCCACAGGCAAATTCGATTTTTTCCCGTAACACTCGCTGATGGAGACTCCGTCGGGCGGCGGAGCCATTAGCACAATTTTCGAAGTATTTGACTTGAATTTATTGATGAACTTCTCGAGTGAGTCGATCCACTCCCGGGGCTGGAGGGTGCGGCCACTGCCGGCCAGCTTCCTGATCCAGTAAAAGTGCGAGACGATGACGATATCGGGGTGCGCATTGTTGATGTATTCGACGGCAAGTGACCTCTTGTTCTCGCACGCATCTTCGAGACTGGTGTCCTTATCAGCCACACGCTGGTCGATGAAATGACACGAGTATTGAGCCTCGCTATGGACCTGGAGCCCCTCGTTGGAATTGAGTGCCATTGACCGCAGGGGTCCCAAGTACCCCATCGCGACGGAATCGCCGATCACGACTATCTTTGTGCGCGCCGTCGGGGAACCCCAGGTGCAGGCATCCGAACCCAGCGGATTTTCGTGCCCACAGCGGTCGACTTCCGGTGGCGCTATGGGATCTTCGACAGCGGCTTCAACCGAGGGGTCGAACTGAGGCCATTCTGTGGATTTGAGGGCGCCCAACAACGCCGCCCGTAGCTCGCTTGCAAGTGGCAGGACACCGGCCCCAGATGGTATTTCGTGCGCGGCGGCAACTGAGATATCGCCAGGTGTTACTGCTTGTCGATACGCATCGGGTCGTTGTGTGTAGCCGGCCAGTGCGACAACCAATAAGATCGTAGCTGCGACGGCAGCAAGTTGTGTTGAACGCTGCATCTTGATTCTGCCTCGCTGAAGTGCACGTCTGGCACGACGCAATTTCGCGTAATCGATACGGCGCAAGGGATTTTCGATGAAATGGTAGGAAGCGATAGCCAGCCCCAACGTCAGTGCCGTCGCTGTCGCGTAGTAGGTGACGGTCGTGTCCATGAGATCGGCTAACAGGATGATTACAGGCCAGTGCACGAGATAAAGCGAATAGGAGATGTCGCCGAGGTATGTGCTGATCGGATTGCGTAAGAAGGGTTGATACGCAGGTTCACCGCCGACACCCGCCGCGATGACCAACGCCGATCCGGTTACGGGAAGCACTGCCCACGGGGCTGGAAATCCCATCGAAGGGTCAGTGATCAGAGCAATGCTCGCCACGATGATGGCTAGGCCTGCCCATGAAAGCACGGGTTTGACAGGCGTTGGTATTCGGGCGAGGAGTCCGACCGACGTGGCCAGCAACGCTCCGACTCCCAGTTCCCAAACCCGGCTGAACGTACTGAAATACGCCCGCGCCGGCCACACCGCGGATTCGTACATGGCCCAAGTTAGAGACAGCGCAATCACCAAGCCCATCACGGTGCCGGCGATCTGCATCCTGCGATGGTGCGACCAGGACCTCCGGAGGACCAGCAGGCTGATTACGAAAATCAAGGCCGGCCAGACGAAATAGAATTGCTCTTCGACTGACAGGGACCAGTAGTGCTGTAGCGGCGACACAGAAGTGTCTGCGTTGAAGTAGTCCGTGCCCTCCATGGCGAATCGCCAGTTCGCCATGAAGATGAAGGCAAACACCGCGTCGACCCCTACTTCGTGGGCTCTGAACGGCTTGAACATCAATGTCGCGGCCACGTAGATCAAGATGAGTACAACTGTGGCGGCGGGCACAATGCGGCGCACGCGGTTCCAGTAGAACTTTCGGAATGGAACGGTGCCGTTGACCTCCGCCATTCGCAGCAAGTTGCCTGTGATGAGGAATCCGGAAATCACGAAAAACACGTCAAGCGTGACGAATCCACCTCGCGGCCAGCCCACCAGGTGGGTGATGAAGATGGTGACCATCGCGAACATGCGCAGGCCCTGGAGGTCGAGACGTTGATGGGACGATGCGGCAGCGCGGTATCGTCGCCGCGAGTATCGCTTGTACCGTTTGAGTAGTGACGCCACAGCAGTCTCCTAGGTTCGACGGCATCGTATCGGCGTGGGCGTCAATTTTTCGCGGTTATCGCTGAAAGGTTTGCGCCAAGCGTTCTGGGCGACTATTGGCGGGGCAGCCTCGATGCAGCCGTTGCTGACTGCCGTTGCCGGTCGCCTTGCAGGCGCTATCGGCAGGGCTCGCCGACCAGCTGCGCGGGAGGCCGCCTTGAGATCGGAAGGCCGGGCGAGGGAACCGAACTCGCGCTTGCGCAGTTGTGGGAAACGGTGCGCTGGCGCATTTGTTGCTGGCGCACCGGAGGGCTATGCCGTGGTGCGGTGCCGTGTCGTGTGTTTGGCTTCTCGGGCAGCACTGAGGGCTGGGCACAAGCAGGCCTCTGACCAGGAATTATTTGACGCGGCGGTTATTTAGGTCGCCCTTGGTTCGTGGTATCCGTGTGGCGGCATGTTGAATTGCTACGCAAATGCCATATGGGTTGCTACGACATGAATTCATAAAACCGGCTAACGAAATCCAATAAATCAATATTGACGTTTTAGCAAAAAACTTGACGAAAGAGCTTCCTGGAGGCCTGTCGTGGTCGTAGCATCGGCCTCGTATCGGGCCTTCGTGTGGGTTCCATCAGATTCTCATTAGAAGCCCGTTTCCTCACCATTGGAGCTTGGTCTAGATCGGGGGCCTGATGTCTTCAGTTGCAATAATCGGAACACGCGGATACCCCAGCTACTACGGGGGCTTTGAGACTGCCGTCCGAAAACTTGCCCCTGACCTGGCCGATATGGGCTGGGATGTCACGGTGTATGGCCGGCGTGGCGCGACCAAACCGGACGACCCCAGCTTGGACCCGCGGATCACGCGGAGGGTCACCTGGGGCATGGAGACTCAGAAGCTGAGCACTCTCTCGCATGGTTTGACGGCAGCACTCGATGCCGCGGTGCGGAAGCCTGATGTGGCATTGATTATGAATTGCGCGAATGGCTATTTTTTGCCAATTCTGCGCGCGCGTGGGATCCCAACTTTGGTGAACGTCGATGGTATCGAATGGGAACGGGACAAATGGAGTCCGACCGCGAAGCGGGTATTCAGAAAAGCAGCGGAATGCACGGCCAAGTGGGCGGACGGGTTGGTGTTCGATGCGCGCCGCATCGAACAATACTGGAGGGACACGTTCAACGCCGCGGGCACATTCATTCCCTACGGCGGTGACCTCGCCTCGGAACTGCCTGTGCCCGAGGGACTGGCACATCGCGAGTACGTCCTACTGGTCACCCGATTCGTCCCGGAGAACACAGTGCCGCAGTTCTTCGAAGCGGTGCCCGCCATCGCGGAGCAGTACCCGGTGGTTATCGTCGGTAGTTCGGGGTACGGGGGCGAGTTGGACGCAACCGCGGAGCGCCTCGCCTCCTATCCGTCAGTGACCTGGCTGGGGCACGTGCACGACGACTCGTTGCTTCTGGCGCTGTGGCAGCACGCGGGTCTCTACTTCCATGGGCACAGCGTCGGCGGAACGAACCCAGCGTTGGTGCAGGCAATGGCTGCGGGTGCGCCGATCTTGGCACGAGACACCGACTACAACCGCGAAGTCCTTGGTTCTGCCGGCGAATTCGTTTGTGATGACCCAGAATTGATCGCGAAGACCGTAGTGCAGTTGATGGAGAATCGTGCAGAGCGAGAAGACGAATCGCGAGCAATGATGCTTCGGGCCGTTCAGCACTACTCGTGGGCATCAGTGGCTCGCGGCTACGACAGTGCGATGCGCGCAGTCATGGAGGCGCGCGGCGTGGCGGCGCACGCCGAAGTTCATTCGAT encodes the following:
- a CDS encoding acyltransferase family protein, whose product is MFAMVTIFITHLVGWPRGGFVTLDVFFVISGFLITGNLLRMAEVNGTVPFRKFYWNRVRRIVPAATVVLILIYVAATLMFKPFRAHEVGVDAVFAFIFMANWRFAMEGTDYFNADTSVSPLQHYWSLSVEEQFYFVWPALIFVISLLVLRRSWSHHRRMQIAGTVMGLVIALSLTWAMYESAVWPARAYFSTFSRVWELGVGALLATSVGLLARIPTPVKPVLSWAGLAIIVASIALITDPSMGFPAPWAVLPVTGSALVIAAGVGGEPAYQPFLRNPISTYLGDISYSLYLVHWPVIILLADLMDTTVTYYATATALTLGLAIASYHFIENPLRRIDYAKLRRARRALQRGRIKMQRSTQLAAVAATILLVVALAGYTQRPDAYRQAVTPGDISVAAAHEIPSGAGVLPLASELRAALLGALKSTEWPQFDPSVEAAVEDPIAPPEVDRCGHENPLGSDACTWGSPTARTKIVVIGDSVAMGYLGPLRSMALNSNEGLQVHSEAQYSCHFIDQRVADKDTSLEDACENKRSLAVEYINNAHPDIVIVSHFYWIRKLAGSGRTLQPREWIDSLEKFINKFKSNTSKIVLMAPPPDGVSISECYGKKSNLPVDCVSNVSRVWRAMAEAEQQLAQSLGGQWVDSLPWFCYDARKCPSFVGTTLTKRDTVHMTLAYGEKITPVIQEALAASGVL
- a CDS encoding glycosyltransferase, giving the protein MGWDVTVYGRRGATKPDDPSLDPRITRRVTWGMETQKLSTLSHGLTAALDAAVRKPDVALIMNCANGYFLPILRARGIPTLVNVDGIEWERDKWSPTAKRVFRKAAECTAKWADGLVFDARRIEQYWRDTFNAAGTFIPYGGDLASELPVPEGLAHREYVLLVTRFVPENTVPQFFEAVPAIAEQYPVVIVGSSGYGGELDATAERLASYPSVTWLGHVHDDSLLLALWQHAGLYFHGHSVGGTNPALVQAMAAGAPILARDTDYNREVLGSAGEFVCDDPELIAKTVVQLMENRAEREDESRAMMLRAVQHYSWASVARGYDSAMRAVMEARGVAAHAEVHSIADRATALNIPVPSPMRPQQLAM